In Scomber scombrus chromosome 17, fScoSco1.1, whole genome shotgun sequence, the following proteins share a genomic window:
- the arhgap18 gene encoding rho GTPase-activating protein 18 — translation MSRQQQQTQGVVLTGYHSNVEMLPKTGQCDPDPPAQEHELSRKTGHYTVQPNQNTHHGDKHGPTSTTSSTKPTSTDPSSLPNPSIALGPRSQPSSSPKPHNSSPRHSPNCRKGSQPSCQRCNSQDSLDELEMDDYWKEVEHITCSGGGAGRGEGGGEGEVQEEEQQKIPEEGEQEEAWLTEAGLTQLFDDSLAGDQDQEEDNAVFLSTLTRTQAAAVQRRVTTVQQTLQRRRNRQHVPDVRDIFRPTEKDEGPGKTKGGSENGQKDVTSAETETVMNVEVAFSEQALSYRDNHQKLRVTSNMNSPDDKLPNFKLLRDKTGQTKIGDLSPLDMKKVRRLVLVEMTALFDTARIDLKAHKAVKVKAKESGLFGVPLTTLLEQDQRRAPGTKVPIILQKLISHIEEDGLDTEGLLRIPGVATRVKSLCHELESSFYDGVFPWQQVKQHDAASLLKCFIRELPHPLLTVEYLNAFTAVIMLPTKKQQLQALNLLILLLPEANRDTLKALMEFFQRVIDHQAQNKMTLNNVSVVIAPNIFMLKGFRSKVTEQQQFAMATSTASIVRLLIRYQNLLWTIPKFILTQVRQQNMERKPNKERAVRKLLKKITTDKPSDKAVPEESSQGFIRVQAPQFNKVSMAVELTAELQASDVLTRFLSQESSVAVKQEELFLYEIGGNIKERCLDGETYMKDLIQLNPTAEWVIKVVQR, via the exons atgagtcggcagcagcagcaaacacaggGAGTGGTTTTAACGGGTTACCACAGCAACGTCGAAATGTTGCCGAAAACTGGACAGTGTGACCCCGATCCCCCAGCCCAGGAGCACGAGCTCAG CCGCAAAACAGGCCACTACACTGTTCAACCGAACCAGAATACTCATCATGGAGACAAACACGGGCCCACTAGTACCACCAGCAGTACAAAACCCACCAGCACCGACCCATCATCACTCCCCAATCCAAGTATAGCACTGGGCCCCAGGTCTCAGCCTTCCTCCAGCCCGAAGCCTCATAACTCCAGTCCCCGGCACAGCCCCAATTGCAGGAAAGGATCCCAGCCCTCATGTCAGCGCTGCAACTCTCAG GACTCTCTGGACGAGCTGGAGATGGACGACTATTGGAAGGAGGTAGAGCACATCACTTGCTcgggaggaggagcagggaggggagaaggtggaggagaaggggaagtgcaagaagaggagcagcagaaAATTCCTGAGG agggggagcaggaggaggcaTGGCTTACAGAGGCAGGGCTAACACAGTTGTTCGATGATTCATTGGCAGGTGACCAGGATCAG GAAGAGGACAATGCTGTGTTTCTATCGACGCTGACCAGAACTCAGGCAGCAGCCGTACAACGGCGTGTGACTACCGTACAGCAGACATTGCAACGGCGACGCAACCGACAACACGTTCCCGATGTTAGGGATATATTCAGACCGACTGAAAAG GATGAGGGGCCGGGTAAAACCAAAGGGGGAAGTGAGAATGGACAAAAAGACGTCACTTCAGCTG aaacagagacagtaaTGAACGTTGAAGTGGCGTTTTCAGAGCAGGCGCTCAGTTACAGGGACAACCATCAAAAGTTAAGAGTCACCTCTAACATGAACTCGCCTGATGACAAATTGCCG aaCTTTAAGTTGCTCCGGGATAAAACAGGTCAGACCAAAATAGGAGACCTCTCTCCTCTGGATATGAAAAAG GTGCGTAGACTTGTGCTTGTGGAGATGACTGCTCTGTTTGACACAGCTAGGATAGACCTTAAGGCACACAAAGCTGTCAAAGTTAAGGCTAAAG aAAGCGGTCTATTTGGTGTTCCTCTTACCACGTTATTGGAACAGGACCAGAGGAGAGCTCCTGGGACCAAAGTGCCAATTATACTGCAGAAG CTTATCAGTCATATTGAGGAGGACGGATTAGACACAGAGGGGCTGCTTCGAATCCCTGGAGTGGCCACTAGAGTCAAG TCACTGTGTCATGAGCTAGAGTCCTCTTTCTATGACGGggtgtttccatggcaacaagtGAAACAGCACGATGCTGCTAGCCTTCTGAAGTGTTTCATCAGGGAGTTACCGCATCCATTACTGACTGTGGAGTACCTCAATGCATTTACTGCTGTCATCA tgCTCCCCACAAAGAAGCAACAGCTGCAGGCTTTGAACCTGCTCATCCTTTTGTTACCTGAGGCCAATCGGGATACTTTGAAG GCATTAATGGAATTTTTCCAGCGTGTGATTGACCATCAGGCCCAGAATAAAATGACCCTCAACAATGTCTCTGTTGTCATAGCGCCCAACATCTTTATGTTAAAGGGCTTCCGCTCCAAGGTTACAGAACAACAGCAGTTCGCCATGGCAACGAGCACAGCCAGCATTGTGCGGCTGCTGATTAGATACCAGAATCTTCTATGGACA ATCCCAAAGTTCATCCTGACCCAGGTCAGACAACAAAACATGGAGCGGAAACCGAACAAAGAGAGAGCTGTAAGAAAGCTGCTGAAGAAGATAACCACTGACAAACCATCTGACAAAGCTGTTCCAGAG GAGAGTTCACAGGGATTTATCCGCGTTCAGGCACCGCAGTTCAATAAAGTGTCTATGGCAGTTGAGCTTACTGCAGAGTTACAGGCTTCTGACGTATTAACACGCTTCCTCAGTCAAGAAAG TTCAGTGGCAGTGAAACAAGAAGAGTTGTTTCTCTATGAGATTGGTGGAAACATCA AGGAGAGATGTCTAGATGGGGAAACGTATATGAAAGACCTCATCCAGCTGAACCCTACAGCAGAATGGGTCATCAAAGTTGTACAGCGATGA
- the sel1l gene encoding protein sel-1 homolog 1, with protein sequence MDLKGCLKKTRTFYLLSILLIVLVTRILADEEQHGNDGPELKSYHDPDSEEEDIRLATEIAAGASVTSGHEVSQPEEGKQPPGEGLEGEEKEDLPEQPPPVEEKPKEVPVVNGGTAHGESCLFPFLFQGKEYSDCTTDGRGDGRLWCSTTYDYDQEKNWGFCETEEQAQQRLQAEEAEEQYQTVLRMLNATTRRTQKKELYEKLLKVAEKGHQKAMEKVAYAMLFGDYMNQNVTRAKEMFEKLAVEGSPKAQMALGFLYAAGLGVNSSQAKALVYYTFGALGGNLVAHMILGYRYWGGVGVPQSCESALTHYRLVANQVASDVSLTGGSAVQRIRLLEEVENPGSTSGLLEEDLIQYYQFIAEKGDVQAQMGLGQLHLHGGRGVEQNHQRAYDYFTQAANAGNTLAMALLGKMYSEGSEFLPQNNETALQYFKKASDLGNPVGQSGLGMAYLYGRGVPVNYELALKYFQKAAEQGWVDGQLQLGTMYYNGIGVKRDYKQALKFFNLAAQSGHILALYNLAQMHATGTGVMRSCHTAVEFFKNVCERGRWSERLMTAYGSFKEGETDAALVQYLLLAEQGYEVAQSNAAFILDQKGGNIFSDNETYPRALLHWTRAAAQGYTVARIKLGDYHFYGYGTDVDYETAVIHYRLASEQQHSAQAMFNLGYMHEKGLGIKQDIHLAKRFYDMAAEASPDAQVPVFLALCKLGLVYTLQYLQDLNLKEVITQVDLDQLLGPEWDLYLMTVIALLLGTVIAYRQRQHQIIVPPRPPAPAPVPPPRPPQEQPQAQAEPEAQGDTQGQGPAQEDEEQQ encoded by the exons atggactTAAAGGGATGTTTAAAGAAGACAAGGACGTTTTATTTACTATCCATTCTCCTCATAGTCTTGGTCACAAGAATATTAGCTG ATGAAGAGCAACACGGAAATGACGGACCAGAGCTAAAG TCTTACCACGATCCAGACTCTGAAGAGGAAGATATCCGTCTGGCGACAGAAATCGCGGCAGGGGCTTCTGTGACCTCTGGTCATGAGGTCTCCCAGCCAGAAGAAGGGAAGCAGCCACCTGGGGAGGGATTggagggagaagagaaggaggatcTGCCGGAACAGCCTCCTCCAGTAGAGGAGAAACCTAAAGAGG TTCCTGTGGTGAACGGAGGTACAGCCCATGGAGAGTCCTGCCtcttccccttcctcttccAGGGGAAGGAATACTCGGACTGCACCACTGATGGGCGGGGGGACGGACGACTGTGGTGTTCCACAACCTACGACTATGACCAGGAGAAAAATTGGGGCTTCTGTGAGA CGGAGGAGCAGGCACAGCAGAGACTGCAGGCAGAGGAGGCTGAGGAGCAGTATCAGACTGTTTTACGCATGCTCAATGCCACAACCAGGagaacacagaaaaaaga ATTATATGAGAAGCTACTGAAAGTAGCAGAGAAAGGCCACCAGAAAGCCATGGAGAAGGTGGCATACGCTATGCTGTTTGGAGACTACATGAACCAGAACGTCACCAGAGCCAAAGAAATGTTTGAGAAGCTTGCCGTGGAGGGTTCACCCAAAGCTCAAATG GCTCTTGGCTTTCTGTATGCTGCAGGACTTGGAGTTAACTCCAGTCAAGCTAAG GCTCTGGTTTATTATACCTTTGGTGCGCTCGGTGGAAACTTGGTTGCACATATGATTCTG GGATACAGATACTGGGGAGGTGTTGGTGTCCCTCAAAGCTGTGAATCAGCACTAACACACTATAGGCTTGTGGCAAACCAGG TGGCCAGTGACGTGTCACTGACAGGGGGCTCCGCTGTGCAGAGGATCAGGCTACTGGAAGAAGTGGAGAACCCAGGATCCACCAGTGGCTTGCTGGAGGAGGACCTGATCCAATACTACCAGTTCATAGCTGAGAAAGGAGATGTACAAGCTCAG ATGGGACTAGGTCAGCTTCACCTGCATGGAGGACGTGGAGTAGAACAGAATCACCAG AGGGCATATGACTACTTCACCCAGGCTGCGAATGCGGGAAACACACTTGCAATGGCTCTTCTTGGCAAG ATGTACTCAGAAGGCAGCGAGTTTCTCCCTCAGAACAACGAGACAGCCCTGCAGTACTTCAAGAAGGCTTCTGACTTG GGTAATCCAGTAGGACAGAGTGGCCTTGGCATGGCCTACTTATACGGAAGAGGCGTCCCAGTG aACTATGAGCTGGCACTGAAATATTTCCAGAAGGCAGCAGAGCAGGGCTGGGTGGACGGACAGCTCCAGCTGGGCACCATGTATTACA ATGGCATTGGGGTGAAGCGTGATTACAAGCAGGCACTTAAATTCTTCAACTTGGCCGCACAGTCAGGCCACATCCTGGCCCTCTACAACTTGGCCCAGATGCACGCCACCGGTACCGGAGTGATGCGCTCCTGCCACACTGCTGTCGAG TTCTTCAAGAATGTGTGTGAGCGCGGCCGGTGGTCAGAGCGTCTGATGACAGCTTATGGCAGCTTTAAAGAGGGAGAAACTGATGCAGCGCTGGTGCAGTACCTGCTGCTGGCTGAGCAGGGCTACGAGGTTGCTCAAAGCAACGCGGCCTTCATTCTGGACCAGA AAGGGGGAAATATCTTCAGCGATAATGAGACGTATCCTCGTGCTTTACTCCACTGGACAAGAGCTGCAGCTCAGG GTTACACTGTGGCGAGGATAAAACTCGGGGACTACCACTTTTATGGCTATGGGACTGATGTGGACTACGAGACAGCTGTCATCCACTACAGACTGGcatcagagcagcagcacagtgcGCAAGCCATGTTCAACCTGGGTTACATGCATGAGAAAGGCCTGGGCATCAAACAG GACATCCATCTGGCAAAGCGTTTCTACGATATGGCCGCTGAAGCCAGTCCCGATGCCCAGGTCCCAGTGTTCCTGGCTTTGTGCAAGCTGGGCCTGGTTTACACTCTGCAGTACCTGCAGGATCTTAAT CTGAAGGAGGTGATTACTCAGGTGGACCTGGACCAGCTTCTGGGCCCAGAGTGGGACCTTTATCTCATGACGGTCATCGCTCTGCTGTTGGGCACAGTCATCGCCTACCGACAGCGCCAACACCAAATCATAGTGCCCCCTCGCCCACCTGCCCCTGCCCCCGTACCCCCTCCTAGACCACCTCAGGAACAGCCCCAAGCCCAGGCCGAGCCCGAAGCTCAAGGAGACACACAAGGCCAGGGCCCGGCCCAGGAGGACGAGGAGCAGCAGTGA